The window ccccgccctcatcccattttttccacagttgctatctggtcaccctaaccatcAGAAACAAAGccctaaagaaaataaaagggtAAAGAGAAAAAAGTAGGTAAAATTATGTTAGTAGTTACTTATGACATCAGGGTATTTACAACTATTCATGGATATAAATAAATATTGCATTTGGAAGGCCTAACTCAATTTAAAATATCTTAATTTAAAATAGAAGCTCCTTGTTAAAGATATCATGATGGTGAGTGtgacgggttagatcacagaaacccccctgggaactgccaagtgatgtgccaagactacttctgcccctgctttccctgccagcttgggaccccagcaccctgtcttgttgagccagatacaTCCATCTGCTCCAAAACCAactcagggtctgaattacttgccccaaagctgcagacttaactgaaagcagcctacagaagtgttcttttctttaacactcagatgcccaacccccaatgggatctaaacccaaataaatctgttttaccctgcataaagcttatgcAAGGTAAACTtacaaattgttcgccctctataacactgacagagaggtatgcacagctgtctcccccccgccccctgggtattaatacatactctgggttaattaataagtaaaaagtgattttattaaatacagaaagtaggatttaagtggttccaagtagtaacagacagaacaaagtgaattaccaataaaataaaacacacaaatctaagcctaatacagtaatacaattgagtacagataaaatctcaccctgagagatgtttcaataagtttctttcacagactggacaccttcctagtctaggcacagtcctttcccctggtacagcccttgttccagctcaggtggtagctaggggattcctcatgatggctgcctcttcttgttctcttccacccactTATCTCTCTTTTGCATAAGGccggaatcctttgtccctctctgggttctcaccccctccttctcaatggaaaagcaccaggttgaagatggattccagttcaggtgacatgatcacatgtcactgtaagacttcattacacccttgccagcacacacatactGTATACAgggagacttacaagtaaaacggAGCcttctgcagacaattgtcctggttaattggagtcatcaagattccaaaccaccattaatgacccacactttgcataattatgataggccctcagagttatttttcatgtttctagtttcagataaaaGAGTGGTACatttgtacaaataggatgatcccACTCCGTAGattataagttttgtaatgataccttacaagagactttttgcatgaagcatattccagttacattagcatattttcataaaatcatatagagtgcaatatCACAGTGAGTATGGTCTGACAACCTATACAGGTCAGAAAGATAGAAATTAGAGGTCAGAGTGAGTTTACATTCTCTTAGGAAACTGCTAAATCATGCCCGCCAGAGATATCAGCTACTGGTATTAGAAGTTAACAAATACTTCTAGAGAGCATTTCCCCCCCCTCCACCTTTGGAATGTACCAGACTGCGCCAAGTTTTGAGTATTTTTGAAATCTCTCTTAGGGAAAGATTTCCTTATTTTCTGACTACTTACAACACTATCACCCGCGTTCCCTTTTCAAATTACACAAGCTGAATACTGTTCTTTGTCCAGGGgcctgttaagataagttcctgtctgcatcctaaaaacttgcccataccggtattgccctggcctcttcttttgtcattcagtgttaaacgcattctaaactatatgcatttccttaccttttgggggcgaagccagacttttaggcacctgctcccctacttggtgtaaactttgcttgtaccaatcagaaacgaacacacacagtttttgggccccgtcccctatgacacttctatgatgtcatagtgggtactttaggctggtctgccatgtgcaggcagaagaggagaaagaaaaacgaatcctatgtaccttgtgcacacccgtaaccgagcctgatcacctcgaagcctctctcagctcacgtgttttaagcagagtttctacctTTGCCGGTcattatgagttggtttgtattcctACTTactggttattactaaatgctgcatctgtgtttataaatattgtttactgcatctttgtttatacatattgtttgatagtaaatactttagccattgtatgttttaagttccattaaccctattagccaatcatacgctgctcccctaccccgtgtaactatccccaataaaactttaaattaattaattttagttgtgtacGTGcttgcagtttgcatcgtgacccatactctccttgcatcccttacctatacagtctattgccacttgcagcctggtaaataacaggtctgcatttttctttcgcccctaaaagtacgtggcaatctacaggGCCCTGCCATCTTTCTTGGTTATATTTATGAGAAAGGATTTCTCTTAAATGAGAAAACAAATTAATAGATTCCCCAGTTCCTTAACACCATCACTCCCCCAGGTGTTATCACAAGCTAAGGGGGAAAGATTTGTTAGATATCCCTTATTGGCAGTACAAGACTGTAAAGATCTGCTGTTCTCGATACTTATTATTCTTTATATATGTGATATAATTAACCTAGCCTTCTTGTGAAAACAGAATGACACTGGCAATTCATCTTTGGTAACCTATATAAAAGGGTCTGCTGGAGCTAGTGCCAAAGGTTCTGTCAGATTTCTGCATTTGTGCAGCCAACAGTACTACTTTAATTAATATGATGCCTGTCTATCTCCAAGTTTTGTATTAATGGAGAACCAAATTAAGACAACACTGGAGTAATTAAACAGCCTTCATAAGGAGATATAATTGCTTATAATACACTATCCTAATGGTTTTCCAAGGTAAATAATGGTGTGAGCTTTCAAACTATAACTGAAAAAGGTCCATGTACTTTTATGTAAAAAGATAAGAGATTCAGTGCATATAACTAGATATACTCACTACTATTCATACTACTTATATATTTTCCACATATTTACTTTATCTAGCAGAATGTGTAAAAACGCATTACACAtgggttgttattattattaggtAGTTCTATACCCAAAAGATACATTGTCATGTTTTCATATGCCCAACTAATGCACATTCATAACGAAATTAATCAACATATTTCAATCTTTACCATACAATAATTAAgtcattttgaaaactttgttacATCACTTTTAAAATTGATCATTACACATTTTCTCTGTTCTCTAAGAAACAGGTTACAGAATTAATTCTCTGTGTTCAAACTATTTTGAACCCCACACAGTGTCATTTTGAGTGCAGTAAGAACTGacccacacttcctctcctttctGGGTCAAACACAACAGACTTGCAAAAGTTCCATATCTTGTTCTATTGACAGGTTAATGTGCCCCTTACTGTACTGCTGAAGTTGCTGAACATGGCTCAGTAAATGAATGTTACAACATAGCTTTTGTTATTAATAGTTGAAAATATATCAGAATATGGGAGACTTGGAAAGTGGTCTGTAATGCTGGAGACATTTTCCACACTGTAGGACTTCAGTAAAGAATACCTGTTGAAAAGAGATGTATCCAAGACAGAAATATACAAAAACATTTGCCTGTCTTTGTGTAGCACCTTCAGTTTGTCTCTCATCTCATTGTCACCACTATTGTAGATTGTTAAATTTTGCTCCAGAAACTGGCCCTCAACCTCACTGTTTATTTGCAGCTTTTGCAATCCCAAAATGGCCAGGTATTCTCTTGGTAGAGGAGTGGGGCCACAGAGCGAAAGCTTCAGGTAGTGCACCACTGTAAAGTTCAACAGCATTCCAAGCACAGTTGTATCTGTGAACCAAATTGTTAGGTCACTGTGGTAGCTGGCTCTCTCAATTGTATAAGGCAAGATGGTTTTGCAACTGCACATGAGGTTTGCCAAGCTGTAGTCACAGTCATGGATATCAGCAGAACAGCTGCAGTTGCGAATTGTATTTTCCTTGGTGAAAATCAGAGTGTTGTTCTTCTGACCTCTCACAAAACTGTTAAGACAGAAACCAAGAACGCCAACCAAAAGGAAATGGTGCTTATGGCAGGATACTGACATCACACTTCCCGGCATCTTGTCTTCTTTTACTCAGTGATTCTTATCACTTGCCATTACCTAATGAGAATAAGAGTAGCTTTATTATGCTAGGGTTCACTTAATTGTTAATACTTTCTCCCACTCATTGTCTGACTTGTCTATTCAGGGCTAAATTGCCACTTTACAATCTACCCTAAGTTAggggacaagatgggtgaggtgatatcttttattggactaatttctgttggtgagagagacaagctttcaagccacacagagcactTCATCAGGTCAGGAGCGGCACATAGCTGCACTGATCCCAATGTAGGTCAGAGAACAAACTGTGACTCAGTTGGATTTCTTGCCAGCCGTTCCCTTCCACTGGAGGAGGAATAAATTGTTTTACTCACTTTTATAGATCAGCTTGCTTCCCCCTGTGCACTTCGCCAGTTACTCTGGCTGACAAAGGTGAGGGCAAAGATATAGGGCTCCTCCTACTCCTTGCTCCTATCCATCTCCTCCCAGTGCACTTGCTTGCTGCCAGGAATATTGAGTGAGTACTAATAACCCCCGCAACACTAGCTGCAGTGGAGGGCAATCCGAGCAGGGAAGTAAAAGGTGGGGTCTTACTGCCTCTCTTACTCCCCTGCATGGCTGAGTAAGGGATGTGACAATCTAGCccttagattgtgaactctttgggggcagggactgtctattactctgtgtttgtgcagtgcctagcacaataatgTCCCTACATTCATTGGAGCctctgtaatagaaataataaaggcATGGAGGtttataaagaacaaattgtATCTCAGTCATTTAATCTTTACTGTTTTATAGCTCTCATCAGAGCTATGGTTGAGTACCAAACCAATATGAACATTCTTCTCTCAGGCCATAGCCTACACGTATGGCGGCGTGTAGACTATACACACTGCATGCCCCTCAGCATGGGTATAAACAGCAGTGAGGCACTGCTTAAATGAGTAAGGACATGACAGAACCTTAGGGTACAtaccctacacagctctctaccctccccccccgcataTTGTCTCTCCCATCcgtactgctatttttagcagtgtagtgtcccaacccaccagcagcaggaaaaggctctTTCGGGGGGGAGGCGGCAGGGAAATGCTCTAGCAGTGTGAAAGACTCGGGCAGCAGggcaaggctccagcagtgggaggCAGGGGAATAATGCACTGCTGAGAATAGCAATGTAGATCAGGGAGGCACTGATTAGGCAAGTTAGAGAGCTGTGGTGAGTACATTTCTAATGTTCTGGTGTGTCTTTACTCTACTCACCTGAGCGgtgcctcactgtctacactgctatttatacccatacTGGGAGGGGCATGGAGTGTCTGTACTGTGTAGACATCAGATACAGACAGCATCTTACAATCAGACTGTTGTGATTTGCCCTCATCctgaaaaaaacccactttttctTCTGAGTAAAACTAGAACAAGCCATGAAGCTTTTATGAAGTAAAACACAAAACATATACATCATATACATTTGCTTCATATGCATAATTATTCCTCAGACATAAAAAAGGCGTTCATTGTCCAAAATGAAGAGCTTGCAATTTTGTAAGTAAAACACAAGAACACAATAATCGACTGCTCCGGTCTGCTAACTGGCGAGGCCCATCAGTCTTTTGTATTTGTTCTTAGATACTTTTACCAGCTTATTTGCTTTTTCAGAATCTAACCTGTTGCACAATTTAGATTTAACCAGTCCAAATATGCTAAAAACACACTTGGTTGATACTGGGCTGCGTAAACAAGGCAGGGAGAGGGTCTTTTAAAATTTGCCATAAATCTGAATTCAACTAACTTTACTTCCATAATTTTTCACCATTATGATGCAACCGAGTATGCAACAACTCCTTTCCTGAGCATAACTTTTAAGCAGAAGATGAACGGAGATTGCTCGTGAAAGAACCCGATGCTGAAAAGTTGCTAAAGAGCCTGATACTGAGACTTAAATTATCATCACATCTATGTTTTCATGACGACAACGGCATGGAAAATGTCTCACTTTCAGGATCATTAAGTTAATGTTCTGCTCTTCCATTTCAAATAGACAGAGTTTCAGTGACTCCTTTAATCTTGAAAATCTGAAAGACTGACTTTCTGCACCTTTTGAGATGGATATGACTCCTGTCTTACTACTTATCAAggtttacattttatttcaaaagaatTATCTTTTTTCATTACTTGAGAGCACACTATAACTTATTTCTTACACTCCCTTCAACTTTAGACAGGTAGAGTAAGATAAGTTTATACAATGATGTTTGATAATCACTAAACACTAATCATATGTTCGCAGCATTGATCTGCAGCTTTCACATTTATTACTGGTAAAACCACTATAGTGAATTCAACACTGAAGACTCAAGACAGAAAACTAAGGTGAGCTAATcagtttgggtatgtctacactacgggattattccgattttacagaaaccagtatttggaaacagattatataaagtctagtgcacgtggccacactaagcacattaattcgtcAGTGTGCGTCcgtgtaccaaggctagcattgacttccggagcgttgcactgtgggtagctatcccatagttcccgcagactcccctgcccattggaattctgggttgagatcccaatgcatgatggtgcaaaaacagtgtcacgcgTGAtactgggtaaatgttgtcactcaatccttcctccgtgaaagcaacggcagacaatcattttgcgccctttttccctggattgccctggcagatgccatagcatggcaaccatggagcctgtttagccttttttcactgtcaccgtatgtgtactggatgctgctgacagatgtggtactgcagtgctacatagcagcattcatttgcctttgcaaggtagcagagatgg of the Gopherus flavomarginatus isolate rGopFla2 chromosome 1, rGopFla2.mat.asm, whole genome shotgun sequence genome contains:
- the C1H21orf62 gene encoding uncharacterized protein C21orf62 homolog, with amino-acid sequence MPGSVMSVSCHKHHFLLVGVLGFCLNSFVRGQKNNTLIFTKENTIRNCSCSADIHDCDYSLANLMCSCKTILPYTIERASYHSDLTIWFTDTTVLGMLLNFTVVHYLKLSLCGPTPLPREYLAILGLQKLQINSEVEGQFLEQNLTIYNSGDNEMRDKLKVLHKDRQMFLYISVLDTSLFNRYSLLKSYSVENVSSITDHFPSLPYSDIFSTINNKSYVVTFIY